In Aphelocoma coerulescens isolate FSJ_1873_10779 chromosome 20, UR_Acoe_1.0, whole genome shotgun sequence, the genomic window AGGACCAGCCTGTGATCAGTGTCTCTTGTTTCCTTTAAAACTCAGTGTCAGAACTTTGGTTCCAGCGTGATTCATTTCCCCTTTACTGATTGTGTGTCATTTGCTTTTAAGTAAGGTCTTTATAAACGAGGCAAAACAAAGACAGAGATGAAGATTGTGCAGAGATAAACATTTGTGCTGCTGGGACTCCCACTGGCTTGGGCACAGCAGGGGCCAGAAGTAATGGGGGTTCACAGGAGTCCTGATTAGACCTCTCACTGTGAACAGGTAATTGAAACACTGCAGCCCATCACAGCAGTGGGAAAACAGCAAGCCATGGAGGTACTTAGTTTAAAGCAGACCCTGAACAAGCCAGAGGCTTCACACACTCCCTCTGCCAGCGGGAATGAGCCGTGCCTGGGCTGAGGCCATGGATAACGCACAGCTGGGTGTGCACAGAGAGCATTTGGGCTCCGGGGCtgttcctggctgctcctgtgGGCACTGCAGAGTTCTCTGCCTGGCTTGGGGTCAGGAGGCACAAGCAGAGGGCCCTTGGGAAGGAGTGTGGCACCTGCCCATACTTAAGGTCAGCCAAGGTTTGCTGTGAGGCACTGGCAGGGATGGTGTGTGtccagcagggacagagcatcAACATCCCTGTGAACCTTTGAAAGCTCCCTCAGTGCAGGATTCTGATGGTTCTCCCTCACACCCCGTggagacagcagcagctgtgaggcccaAACCTGCTTGGGGTATCATTATCATGTTCAGCATGATGTGTGGCACAAATAAACCTGCTGCCTCCAACTCTTCCCTCTTGGTTTGTCTCCTGGTGTTGCCTCACCTGTTTAAGAGCCATTCACTGAGCAGCTTCCTGCAATAGTGTCTTTAAAGTGTGATTGATGGAAATGTGTGATGCAGGGGAGAAATGCGCTGATTTATGCCTCATTTTCACTTCTTAGTAATCGATGTTCCTCATGAAAGCCTCTAAATAAACTTTTTTGATTGTAGTAATTTGTTAGTGAATCTGTTCCTCATCAGCTTGGGCCTCCCTTCTGCCAAGCTCTTCTAAAAACCAGTCTCTCAAGCAGAAGTTTCTAGTTTTAAAACAATGGGAGATTAATAATCTAATTTAGGTTCCCTTCACTCCCCTTTGAGGAAGAATGTGAACTCAAACCTAATGCACAGATGGAGAAAGAATCAATTGTCCTATGGAGTTTACACAGATACCTACAACCCCGACCTAGTGCTGGAGTTTTGCTGTGTCTCAGATCCCCCCAGTCGATGTATGACAATTTCCTGTCCCTGTGTTGATAGCAGGATTTGTAACAGCTTTCAGCAGTTTGAGCAGTTTTTTGGGTGTTTGTACCATGTTTTGTCATTCCTACATAAAAGTTTTCAGTGATCATTAACAGGAGTTCAAGTGACAAATCACCAAATTACTGACTGCaaatttttaatgagaaaaaagaggaatatttttgGCCAGGTAGTTGCATAAATGACAGGGCTAGGTGGGAATTATGAATATAATAATACTTCAATTATTACAGTGATAAAAGGGGATTCTGAAAATCTAGATCCATTCTTCAAGTCTCTTTTTGATTACAGGAGCTGACTTAGAATTTCTGTGCATCTGTCTCTTACCTGTGAAATGAAGGTTTTAACTATTTGCTGTTTCCATCACTGTTTGCTCCAAGACTGTAGATATTTGAGATTTTGTACTAGTCTGATACGATCACAGCAGAGCACATTTCCCTCAGGTCTGCTCAAAAGGAACGGGGTTAAAGCTGCTGTGAAACATTGTTGGTGGAAGGCAAGATAGACATGCAGCACAATTGATAAGTACCACTCCTTAGTTTGGCACAGCTCTGTGTGACTGTGGTCAACCaagcagctctttcagcctaaatttcttctcttttaagTGTGAACGCTGCATCTTTATCTCACAATGGTGCTGGGAAGCTGTATTAGCTTAGTGTGTGCAAGTCTTCAAATCCTTGAAGACACTGAAATACTGAATGTTAGCACCTGTGTGGGCACAGGGTGTATAGTTGTGAGAACCTTCAGGGAACATTCTCATTTCCCAAGAAATAGGTTTTCAATAAAACAGTTCTTTTTCTCCCAtgtaagagagagagaactTTACCAACATTAGCACCCAGGGGTCTGATCACATCTCACGTTTGGGTGACTGCAGGCATGCTGTGCTCCAAAGTCACCAGGAGTTTACTCAAGCAATAAACACACAGAACCATGTCCGTGATTATTTTCAGTCTTGTGtaattttcagaagaaatagCAAAACACAGCATAACTCTAATCTTACCAATATGGTTATCATCTGCAATAAAAATGTCACCTCAGTTACTAGCAGTGCTGCTAAGTCACTGGCCTGCCTTGAAGACTTCCATCTGGAGTTATAAATTAAGGACAGTTTATTACAGGAGTGATTTATTGTGTAAACAGATCTTGCTGCTGGCATTTAGGAACACGTAGCTGCCTGCCACTCAGCCAAATTCTTTTATCACACTTGACTGAAGTTCCCAGCCTTGAATTATTAGTTAATAATATCAGAGCGAAAGCATAATTTATTGTTTAAGTAAACTTTGAAACACAAAAACAGCGTCTTAGCTCCTAGACTTAGTGCTTGCCTTaggcaaaacatttttctttcagcacaGGATTTTAATAGAGCAGGAGCAAAATTTGTAACTAATTTTAACACCTCCTGCATGTATAACTTACCTGATGGCAGAACACAATCTCCTGAGCTGTTCTTCCCTCAAGACCAACAGCCTTCATGCCATAACTGAGCATAGGTCAATCACACACAGGCAGACATGTCCAAACCTCCAAATGTAAAAGTAATGTATCTGTGCTTTCCTAATAGGGAAATTTGATACTGTCCCTTCTTTATCATTTCATCTGTTTCATCAACCCACGAATTTCCCCCTCAGAGGCACTTGTGGCTAATTTAGAGCAGGCAGTTACTTCACTGAAAGGAATAACCTTGTCTGACAACAATTTCTCAGCATTTAGGGTATTTACAGCAGTGCTGTGATACCAACAGCCAGCAGatgccagcacagcacacaaGCACCAAAAGTGCCTCTTTCATGCTAAAGAAGGATGGTGCATGCCTGTCCCAAGTGTGTGGACCCAGAGGAGAAGTGAACTTTCTCTTCGATGTTTCAGTGTTATATATAAAGGATATAAAATATGGCACTGTACTAAAGTTAATGTTGGATTTAAAGAGACCACTTACTGGAGAAAGGACCATACACTGGTCTAGCAGGTAACTGCACTGTCTCTTCAAAGCTGACTTATTTCCATATGGAACTCTGCCTGGAATTTCAGGCCTAGTacatctggggttttttttcctttgcatacTGAATTGAGGATTCTTAATATCAGATCTTTTATTTGTGTCAGTGTGCACAAATATGCCACAATCCCTCCATCACCTTTGCACAGTAGAGTGGACCTTCCAGACATGCCAGGTTCTTGGCTGCCCACATGCAAACAGGTCAGGCAGGAAGAATGAAAGGCCAGGTACTCATGGTGCAAACACTGCAATGCTTCCAAGTACAGATGGTCCTTTTGTTCTGAAAATGTCAGTGCTCCTGCCAGAAGCCTTTGCAACATCATAGTCACAGCTTTCTGACATTATTGAATGATGGAGATCACTTCTGACAGAtttcttccagagcagaaaacatTGGTCCCAGAGTGTTCAAAAAATCAGCAGGCAAGTCCTCACTGCCAACGGAGATGGAGCAGAGGGAGTTACTGGGTTCTAGTTCCCCTTCCTCGGTGAATCTGCAAGGTTCACAGAGGTCCCTGTAATCTTCCAGCGTGCTTTGGTAATACACTTTCTAGAGAAGGCAAGAAACAATGCAAGTCAGCACAAAAGCTCCTTCTGCCCGtttgaaaattaaaggaaattttTGCATGCAAATTAGGCAGAAATTTACAGGGAAGAATATGAGTCTTTGTCTGACAAGGAAAAGTTCTACAGAAACTTCCAGCTGCATAAGCTCCAGAGCCTGAACTTTCCCCAGGGTACAAATGAGGGAGGAAAGGGAATTTGTTCTGTCCTGAACCAGAGAGCTGGCAAGTGACCCTGGCTGGTAGGGCCTGCAGTCTGGCCAAGGAGGCCAAAGGACAGGACTGTAAACATGCAGAGATCAGATAGGGCATGGCCAGAGGAATTAGAATTTCCCTGACAGCACAGAAGTGCAAGAGCAGGTGACAAGACTTTAACCCTGCTTAGGCACAGAAAGCATTTTAGCCCCACTTCTCTCACCTGAAGGGCAATTCAGTCTAggaaaaaaggtattttcaaCAAAGTCTTGAATGTTTTCCCATAAAATATATCCCTTGCTTTCAATTGCAGTGCTTCTGAGATGAGGAGTTACACTCATTTCGTACCTGAGCCAGTGTTTTGTCCACTGTCTCTATGAAGCAATCCAGGTGTCTTGCTTGGGATGACCCATAACCAGTGAAATGGCCATTCTGGAAGACAGGCACAGCATCTCAGGTTTGACCAGCATAAAGTCACCTTCTGACATTTCTTTCACTCACAAATAGCTCCAACTATCTTTCTCTCTGATACATCCATTTCTTTTGTTCTGCCTTCTCCAGTTACTCCAACAAGTGACAGTTATTTTCTAATTGAATGATATTGCATTATTCTTCCCACTGCTATTAATACCAGACCTAATTCTTGGGATACCACTTCCCTTGGTACAGAAAAGTACATTTTCATCAAGAACCAGGCAGTTACCTCAGCAATCACTTCTTTTCCAGCTTCCACAGACACAGGTGTTAGAGTAGCACCATGTGTAAtatccagcccagcctgcacaCAGGGAGAGGGATGGTGTTAATAAGGAACTGAACCAAGTGTGAAGGATCACACCTCTGCAGGCTATTCCATTTTCCACTTTCATTTGCTTCCTTGTTGCACACACCAGGATGTGTGTGTAGTAGAGTGACAAGAGGTGCTATGCTTCCTCACCTGTTGGATTCACCAGCAGGATGAGGCACCTGGGAAGGTCCTGCTGATACTGAAGAAGGGTAGGAGTGGTAACAGTCTGTCACCAGAGTGGCATTATCCAGCCCATGCAGAGCACAGCTCCCCAGACAGGCTTAGTGgcaaaaaaagctttattttgcTCAATACCAAAACCAGAGGAAACATAACTAAAGAGATGATTAGTAGCACGTTCAGCTACACAACACTGGTGGGGTAGTGTCGATATATTCTGTTACACTCACCTCAGAAAAAGAGCTTCTGCTCTCTTCATTGTAGTTGATTAAAGTCTGTTCACCTTCCTGGGGTGCAGCAATGGCTTTGCTTTTAGTCCCTGACCTGTAACACTGGCAAAGCACAATGCTGGACACTgtagaggagaaagggaaaagagaaattgGCACTGGGAATAGATGTGTTTGGCTCAACACAGTGGTGGGAGAGGTTCCCAGCCCAATTCCAAAGGAGCTCCCTTGGGAAaccccagcagtgcagctgtacAGATGGAATTTTTGGTTGGAGTGGTGAGACTGAGCAGGCAGACAGAACAGATCATGCACAGGTAACCAGAGGAACAGTGCTCAGATAAGGTATTGATTTTTCTTCAGATAAGGAATCAGCAGTTCTTCTCTCCAACATTAACCAACATGAGCTGGTACAGAGGAACCAGCTCTAGAACAAGGGTAACCCCATGGGAGAATTTCATTACTTTCAGATTGCCAGGACACAGTAAATGTCAAAAAAAGTCTAGTATTTGGTTGTATtcaatgcaaataaaaatatttgctatGTTCTACTAGAGTTTAGCTTAATGACAATTTACATTTGCCAGTCATCATCTAGATGCAAAACAATCATGATTTTAATAGATTTGAGCTCATCAGCTGCAATTGCAGTGAGACCCAGTGGGCAGATGCCAGAGAACCTGCATGTCCAACTTAGGAGTTTGCTTACCCAGTAGTAATAACAAAGCCATCAGTATTATCGCAATGGCACCGCTTCCAAGTCCCACTGCTGTTTGTAGAACTGGTGAATATTTACATGTGTGTCCATCtgggcaaaagcagagctggatGTTTTGGTTCTGCCTTGTCGAAAATCCTTGCCTGTCCTGGATAATGATGGGCACCAAGTAGCTGCCTTGTGGGAGGCTTCTTGACATCAGAAGTTCAACTGACTGCCCTAAAAACACAAGTGAATCATTTCAAGACTCACAGAAAGAAGTCTAATATTCTACAGTCCCTTGTGTTGATAAAGGAAGCTCATTTGCACCCCAGTTTCAAATactttttccagccttaatgcaCCATAGCAAATAGGATTAAATTACATCCTACTTCATCACCTCTCTGAGCCTTCTGGACAGAGATCTGTCCTAGCCTGGCTGCACACTGGCACAGCTCCTTGATAACCTCTGGAATTCCTTAGGGACTTAATCAAATGAAGAAGTGGTTCCTCAGCTGCATTATCCCCCCTTCTGCAGCCTGAGCACATTGCTGCTggtcctgccctcagcagagGTGAGGAGCAATGTCACTTTTTACAAACTGCCATAACTTCATATTTTGAAGGCTGTTCTTTCCCATCATTTCAGTCTCACTGAGACTCATCAGTAACAAACCATAAAGGTAAGAGACAGTGAAATAACCAGAGGGCCCACAACTGACAATAAACTCAGGAAGAACACAAAAGGAAGAACTCGCCAAAGTtccttcctaatgtccagtTACGCTTCACATCTTCAGAGTCCTCAGCCAGCTCAAATGTAAATGGCCCCGAATGTGAAAGGGCCAGAGCAGGCTTGGCTTCTATAACGAGAGGTGTCCCTTCTTGTTCGTCACACATGTCTAAAGAAGGAGCCACCAACGATGGCATATGATCATTAATGTCAGACAAGTAAAGCAGGATGGTTCCAGTGCCAGTCTGTGGTGGAATGCCTGGGTAGgagcaaaagaaacagaaaaacacaacAGGGTATTGGCAAGTGCCAGTCCATTGGCAGGATCTGGCTGGTTTATCCTACCAGTCACACATAGCACAGGGTATGAACATTAGGGTGTTTTATTATCCATTAACCACTTAGATCCTTAGTCTTGCTATCTTTTTATGTTCAACATGCACCTCATCTCACAGTCCAAATACTGCTGGAATATTCTCTGACTGGCTGCTTACCATGATCAGTAGCATGAACAATAATGGTGTACAGGCTGTTGTTCAAAAAAGGGGATTCTTGATCAAATTCTTTTGCCACAGTAAGAACACCAGAGTTCTCATCCACACTCAGCCAACCATCTGGGTCATGGGCTAGTTCATatctgaaaaagaaagggaaaaattacaaattattattttaaatggattttGGGGCACCAAACTACACTTGCAAACCTCTTTACATTCCTAATCTATTACATAATAGCTATataacatataaatatatattcttATTCTGAGAGTTGGAACATCTCCACTTACTTTATCTTATTTGGCACATCATCTGGATATGTGGCAGGGTACTTTCTAAATACCCTCCCAGGCTTCATTGAATCTTCCTTTTGGACAATAAGGATAGGAGGATGAAACCTTGGAGCACGTTGTGACTGTAAGACCTTGATGTTCACAGCTGTGTTTGTGGTTTCCAGATTAGAGATCATCACAATGCCGTTTTTACACCAAAAGAAAGGTTCTTCATTTGCTACAGAAATGACAAGTCTCATCTCAGAGTCACCTTCATAGCTGAGAGGCTGAAAACCCAAGACAAAAACAGTTAAATTAGCAGTTATGACCTTTGTTTTGGCAGTCACCTCTGTTACCTGGAGCACAGGTGAGATGAGTTTACCCAACTCAGCTGACTCTGATTTTCACAATAAGACAGGCCACGTGACACATTGTCATGCCCAGCTTATCTATTGCTGTTATCTCCTCACCTTGATAACACTCACCCAACTCAGCTGACTCTGATTGTCACAATAAGACAGACCACGTGACACATTGTCATGCCCAGCTTACCTATTGCTGTTATCTCCTCACCTTGATAACACTCAGAATGCCTTCATTTGTGGCTGGATCTGTCTCAATGGTGAACTGCTCCTTCTCATTGCCCTTTACTATTCTGTATTTTGCTCTCCATGCTGGAGTGTTGGGAGAGTCTTTATCTTCCACTTGGAGCCGTAACACAGACAGATGTTCATCTCCTGCTGAAATCTGCAACTGGTACTGGGAagtaaaaggaaggaaataaggatgattatctatctatctatctatctatctatctatctatctatcttaCGTAATCTCATCAAAATGGCTTAAGTTTTTGATGGTGCAATGTAGTCCCCAGTTTGCCTAACTAGCATTCCATAGGcagactgagaaatggcaattAAATCACCTAAGGAGTGATGAGGTAGCAATAATATGTAATTTGTTTGCCTTTCTTTCTTAATTGGTCACTGGTTGAGAGCTGAAAATTCAGGCTCTTGCCTTCTAATATACAAACAGCATTGTCCTTGCATCacaacttttaaaaatgcaataaaagatGATATTCAGAGAGAGGGAACAAATCGCAGCTGTGAGAAGGGTCAGAATTTCACTAGATAGGAGCTGATGACAAAGCACAGGCTTCTTGTGTAAACCTGTTTTTGCAGGTGATCTAACATTATTCCCTCAGGTCTTCCAAACACCAGGTGGGAGACACTGGTGAAGGTGTTGGCTTTTGTGACCTTGTACACACTGCTGTAACCCTACTGTATCTCTTCCTGCCCTTCACAACCTCAAACATTTACACAGACCAGTACCTGGCATGACTCAGCACTCTGGATACACGTGCTGGGTTTGGCTGGGATAGTTTATTTAGGATTGTAAAATAGAGAGCAGATtataatcatagaatggtttgggttggaggggaccctAAAGGccacctagttccaacccctgctgtgggcagggacacctctcaggAGACCAGGTGGTTCAAAGCTCTGCCCAACCtagtcttgaacacttccaggggtggagCAGCCACCACTGCTCTGGGCAGTCAGCACCTCAGCTTACCAGATGTCAGAATAAGCTGATCTGACAACTTCCTTATGTTTCCAGTGAGGCAAAAGCCTTCTCGTGCCATACACAGAAAGTTAGCAACATTTAGCGCTTTAAGAGATTTTCATCTGACAGATAAATCTCATTTGCACATGTTTTGTCCTGGTTCTgccattttgggggtttctATTTCCACTGCTGAGTGCATTTAGCAGCTGGAAGGACTGAGCTGTATTTAGAAAGTCTCAGTGAAGTAATAATGTTTTCCCTTACATTATCCCTAGTAAATACAGGGAGGTGGTTGTTTGCATCTTCAACAGCAATAGTCACTGTTGCAGTAGATGACAGCTGGGGACTTCCATGGTCACTGGCTTTAATCAGAAGCTTGAAAGAGTTGGCAGTCTGAAAAGTAGAAACAAGGAAGTTCCTGAAACTTAGTTCAGAAGCAGTTCCCACATTttgccagccacagctggaTGTGAGACTGTCCTTCCCCTTGTAGCTGGTAACTGTGCAGTGAACACGTACCATATATTAAATTATGAGAAGATGCTAAATATACATCACCTTATAATCCAGGCAGCCTGACAGAAATATGGATCCTGTGGTAGGATCAATGTTAAATGTGAGCCCATCTGGAGAGGGCATTTGCATTCTTATAGAATAGGACACCTGTGAGTTCGCAGTGCCGGCTTCGTCTTTGTCCAAGGCTGTGACTTGGATAACTGGCTCATCTAGAATGAAGAACTGAGATATTAATGGGAGTGTTTAGTCTCAGTGTGGAGTTTCTCAGGCCTGTCTGCAGGCTCTTAAACACACAACTCCTAAGAAAACCTGCAGCTTCTCCTGTGGTCGTGGTTATCCCTGTACAGACTCTGGTCACTACTTCATTTGGGTGGCAAACCTGCCTGAAGAGCTGTTAGAGAACAAAATTACCGTGCTTCTGAATTTACTTCATCAAAAACACTTACTATTTTTTCATGTCAGCTCCTGAGGAGTTGACACCACGTGAGTACGCACCCAGACTAAGTCTTTGTATTTCTGAGCAGTGTCTGACCACCTCCTGTGATGCTGGGTGCTTGTGTAGCTTCCAAATCCACAGCTGAGATCAGCCTGCTACAGTCGTGGCTTGCAGTTAAGACAAAGTATCTTGGAATTTTTTCCAGAATGTCTCCAATGATATTCTAGTGTAAATCGAGGTTAATCATCAAAGGGGTTGAAATGTAGGAAACAGGAAATTGTCCCTAAACTCATGAGTGTTTAAGTAAAAAGTAGAGAGAGGAATAGATTTAGTAGGAAAGGGATAATAACTATGAAGGAATTAGGATAAGAACTGTCAGTAATAATTGTTGTTGGGGTGGCACTTACCTTCACTGTGGTTCTCTCTTATTGTAGTGCCATATTCTTCCTTGGAAAACTCTGGTGCATTGTCATTAACATCTTTGACCTTTATCTTGAAAAATATAGGGCGGTCCAACAACTCACCAGATTCTCTGCTCTCAATATCAAAACGAATCTAAATGAGTAGCAACACAGACATCAGAATGAACTGAACAGCACAATTTAGATATCAGAATAGAACAGAAAACCTTCAGTTTTGAAGCTGCTTCCATCAAATTTGCTTAGCATTGGCTTTCAATCACATGGTTAAATCATTATTTCACCTTTCAAAGGTAGTAGATTTATAATGGTCATCCTGGGCCTCaaacaacatttttaaaagtaaaacaatATTTTTACTGGAGCTGGATTATTTGAAATGGCTGCCTGAAAGGCAAGATGTTGTACATAATACCACATGAAGAGCTATAATTTGGGTACAGTTAATCCACAGAGATACAAATAGACATCATTACAGAATAAACATAAGGAGACCacgactgaattttttttttttcaggatgaaAACAAACCCCCACTCCCACATTTCATTCATAAACTTGTTACCACGTTTCTTTCATTGCATTTCCTTCTTGTGAACACTTATCTGCTTTTTAAGGAGAAACATATGCTTCCTCTTATGTAAAGTTCCAGTAATAGAGCtttgcagctcctccaggatcACCCACTTTTTTGCAACACATGACTATCTGCTTGCATTCTCCTGATTGGGAGGTTGTGTTTACAACTCAGTGTTCTGGCCACCGGAGCTGTAACATATTTTGAATTTCAGGACAGCTTTTTAAGTTTTCAGGTTATGATCAGGGGTCATACCAGAAAGGTCGAAAAGGAGTATGCAGATATTTGTGGAAGTTCAAAGAAGCCACAGAGATTTATAACGAATAGTGATGTGGAATTTGGTCTCTGCTGAGCCAATTGATTTAGCATTTATTCATGTGTGCAAGATAAGAAAAGCAGGTCatgaaaatacacatttaaCATTATTATAGGTGTGTCTCATTCCTGTGAAGCATTTAGCCATGAGAGAACAATTAACCTTTGCAGACAGTTGGAAGTGTCCTGTGCAAGTGTGTTACCTGAAAAGCTGGGGTCCTCTCCCTGTCGATGGTGCGATGGACGTACACGTGTCCATTGGCATCATCTTCTATGGAAAACAATCCAACCTCTGGAGGCTCATCTACCCCAGGTCCACTGATTAAATACTTCAGTGATGTATTATATGATCTGTTATTGAACAGCTTTTGAAGAGAGAAGTAGGACAGTGCAACGTAAGCAGGGAAGATGGAAGacaagtaaaaataatttagatcAATTCTCTTCCTGCCCCCCCTTCCCTTTGCAGATGGGGCCTTTCCTGATCTTAgccagccccacagctccctgtCTGCAGCACCACTGCACAGTGTGCAGGGGGAGCCTCTTACCACTCCCTCTCCATAATCTTTCCCCTGAGTGTCCTTGCAACTTCCCACAGGAAGGACTGGTAAATCCCTCCCACCTCACAGTTCTCCCTATCTCCATGGAAATTAGAGAAGTTTGGACAAGTAAGTTTTATAAAGTTGCTGTTTAACGCACACTTCTtgccctctgctccctgtggtATTTTATTGTACAATTTGAGGTGATGAATGCCTCACTGAGCTTCAAGCAGAACTTTCCCTACAAGGTGGCTTGTACCTGTCCAGCATATTTGGGGAATGGTCCTTTGTCCTCCTCTTGAATATCAATGGTAGTGATAATCCAGGTCCTTTTTGTTCGCTTCAGAG contains:
- the CDH26 gene encoding cadherin-like protein 26, with protein sequence MDSYQSDCLRPLKRTKRTWIITTIDIQEEDKGPFPKYAGQLFNNRSYNTSLKYLISGPGVDEPPEVGLFSIEDDANGHVYVHRTIDRERTPAFQIRFDIESRESGELLDRPIFFKIKVKDVNDNAPEFSKEEYGTTIRENHSEDEPVIQVTALDKDEAGTANSQVSYSIRMQMPSPDGLTFNIDPTTGSIFLSGCLDYKTANSFKLLIKASDHGSPQLSSTATVTIAVEDANNHLPVFTRDNYQLQISAGDEHLSVLRLQVEDKDSPNTPAWRAKYRIVKGNEKEQFTIETDPATNEGILSVIKPLSYEGDSEMRLVISVANEEPFFWCKNGIVMISNLETTNTAVNIKVLQSQRAPRFHPPILIVQKEDSMKPGRVFRKYPATYPDDVPNKIKYELAHDPDGWLSVDENSGVLTVAKEFDQESPFLNNSLYTIIVHATDHGIPPQTGTGTILLYLSDINDHMPSLVAPSLDMCDEQEGTPLVIEAKPALALSHSGPFTFELAEDSEDVKRNWTLGRNFGQSVELLMSRSLPQGSYLVPIIIQDRQGFSTRQNQNIQLCFCPDGHTCKYSPVLQTAVGLGSGAIAIILMALLLLLVSSIVLCQCYRSGTKSKAIAAPQEGEQTLINYNEESRSSFSEAGLDITHGATLTPVSVEAGKEVIAENGHFTGYGSSQARHLDCFIETVDKTLAQKVYYQSTLEDYRDLCEPCRFTEEGELEPSNSLCSISVGSEDLPADFLNTLGPMFSALEEICQK